A section of the Paenibacillus odorifer genome encodes:
- a CDS encoding glycosyl hydrolase 53 family protein translates to MKKSFVLFMILTFLISPFTFGQSAQAAGDENIALGKPAISDSELAGYEAGNAVDSDEWNTHWTANDGSFPHWLEVDLLGAYDLSGATVIWNAWSYINQYTIEVSRDHKVWTTVVDKSQSSSVEQTQYNAFKLRNVSYVRVNLTGINGGKWAAINDLKVWGVPADSAPHEPAQGEIQTVLPVRLDTEIGQAPELPSVVTVVYSNSDTEDAQVAWDVIPPAEYSRPGTFTVSGSISGTVQKPVAKVTVVGDSSTPIVGFESINVSTITDVPALLPSAVTAIYEDGSSNQLPVTWDDLTEAEYAVEGTYSVMGEVAGSDLQPTADIQVTPLVLQSGFIKGADISTLEAIEDAGGKYYDNGVEKDLLDILKSRGVNYIRLRLWNDPQEAGGYNDREHVVEMAQRVKAKGFKLLLDFHYSDFWADPGKQNKPGAWADYSYDELKQAVYDYTKDVMDELKEKGASPDMVQIGNEINGGLLWPDGKSYDQENAFEKVVPLLESGMKGVRDSQGADQDIKIMIHLAEGGKNDMFRWFFDELTKRNLDYDVIGASFYPYWSGTMDSLQFNLDDISKRYGKEVIVTETAYPYTLEDGDNFENNIARQDQLDGSGFPATVAGQMAEVKTVMNVLSKVPDGKGTGLFYWEPAWIPVQGVGWKVGEGNAWENQAMFDFAGNALSSLNVFKTPVAGEGGEEEPGTEGNPGTGEEPGTGGNPGTGGEPGTGGNPGTGEEPGTGGNPGTGEKPGTGGNPGTGGEPGTGVNPDPVITVRDSSVVNSANKAVVEHTAAGQLQVKAQAGISGIADITLSIEDINKALSTLPADEKLIISVLPSTGELKGAVVHLPLSSILEQGKHPQIVIVYGAASVTVSTEASAGIIKTGAKELTLSLVQVATPTLPSPLATGAKDYPAYNIHVSVDGTSIDVFKKGAISVAFHYKLKLGEQSQRIAVYSILADGKLEVIKAVRYNPTAEQIVFNPSHFSIYAAGYAEVGYTDLKAADWATLAIESLTAKGIVQGIGNGIFNPQGEVTRAEFVSMLLSALELKAERGTGSFKDVNLDAWYSSVVITAGKLGVVQGHADGTFGPNDKLSREEMAAISYRALKLVEKVNDQTDVNVISFKDKDLISMYASEGITALAQAGIINGFEDGNFRPQAHTTRAEAAYIILNLLQQ, encoded by the coding sequence TTGAAGAAATCATTTGTATTATTTATGATTCTGACCTTTCTTATTTCCCCTTTTACGTTTGGGCAGTCTGCTCAAGCGGCAGGAGATGAGAATATTGCCCTAGGAAAGCCTGCTATATCCGATAGTGAGCTTGCAGGGTATGAAGCGGGTAACGCAGTAGATTCCGATGAATGGAACACACATTGGACGGCGAATGACGGGAGCTTTCCTCATTGGCTGGAAGTTGATTTGCTAGGAGCATATGACTTGTCAGGTGCAACCGTCATCTGGAATGCATGGAGTTACATTAATCAATATACGATTGAAGTATCACGTGATCATAAGGTATGGACAACAGTTGTGGACAAAAGTCAGAGCAGCAGTGTAGAGCAAACTCAGTACAATGCTTTCAAGCTGCGGAATGTTTCTTATGTAAGGGTCAACCTGACCGGCATCAACGGCGGAAAATGGGCAGCCATTAATGATCTGAAGGTCTGGGGTGTTCCCGCAGACAGCGCGCCGCATGAGCCGGCACAGGGTGAAATACAAACTGTACTGCCAGTACGGTTGGACACGGAAATTGGGCAAGCCCCTGAGCTTCCAAGTGTTGTAACTGTGGTATATAGCAATTCTGACACGGAGGATGCTCAGGTTGCTTGGGATGTGATCCCACCAGCAGAGTATTCCCGTCCCGGAACATTTACAGTAAGCGGTTCTATTTCTGGTACTGTGCAGAAGCCAGTCGCGAAGGTAACAGTAGTAGGTGACAGCAGCACTCCTATTGTCGGATTTGAGAGCATAAATGTCAGCACAATTACGGATGTGCCTGCTTTATTGCCATCAGCGGTAACTGCTATATACGAAGATGGTTCAAGCAACCAGCTGCCTGTAACCTGGGATGACCTTACTGAAGCGGAGTATGCGGTTGAAGGAACTTACAGCGTAATGGGGGAAGTTGCAGGGTCAGACCTACAACCCACAGCTGATATTCAGGTTACTCCGCTTGTGCTGCAATCCGGGTTCATAAAAGGTGCAGACATTTCTACACTGGAAGCGATTGAGGATGCCGGTGGAAAGTATTACGACAATGGAGTAGAAAAGGATTTGCTGGATATTCTTAAAAGCCGGGGTGTAAATTACATTCGGCTGCGTTTATGGAATGATCCTCAGGAAGCTGGCGGCTATAATGACCGTGAGCATGTTGTGGAAATGGCGCAGCGTGTCAAAGCTAAAGGCTTTAAGCTGTTGCTTGATTTCCACTACTCTGATTTCTGGGCTGATCCCGGAAAGCAAAACAAGCCGGGAGCATGGGCGGATTACTCCTATGATGAATTGAAGCAAGCGGTATATGACTATACCAAAGATGTTATGGATGAGCTAAAGGAAAAGGGAGCTTCACCCGATATGGTCCAAATCGGAAATGAGATTAATGGGGGCTTGTTATGGCCTGACGGCAAATCCTATGATCAAGAGAATGCTTTTGAGAAGGTTGTTCCGCTTCTGGAGAGCGGAATGAAGGGAGTTAGAGACAGCCAGGGTGCAGATCAGGATATCAAAATTATGATCCATCTTGCTGAAGGTGGCAAAAATGATATGTTTCGTTGGTTCTTTGACGAATTAACGAAGCGGAATCTTGATTATGACGTGATCGGCGCGTCCTTTTATCCGTATTGGAGCGGAACTATGGATAGCCTGCAGTTTAACTTGGACGATATCTCTAAACGATATGGTAAAGAAGTGATTGTGACGGAAACCGCATATCCTTACACGCTGGAGGACGGCGACAACTTTGAGAATAACATCGCCCGCCAAGATCAGCTAGACGGCAGTGGCTTCCCAGCTACGGTTGCAGGTCAAATGGCTGAGGTCAAAACAGTAATGAATGTATTGTCCAAAGTACCCGATGGTAAAGGAACAGGCTTGTTCTATTGGGAACCAGCTTGGATTCCAGTGCAAGGTGTAGGCTGGAAGGTAGGCGAAGGAAATGCTTGGGAGAATCAGGCAATGTTCGATTTTGCAGGGAATGCACTCTCTTCATTAAATGTCTTCAAAACCCCGGTGGCCGGTGAGGGGGGCGAAGAGGAACCCGGAACGGAAGGGAATCCCGGCACTGGTGAGGAACCCGGAACGGGAGGGAATCCCGGCACTGGCGGGGAACCCGGAACGGGAGGGAATCCCGGCACTGGTGAGGAACCCGGAACGGGAGGGAATCCTGGCACTGGCGAGAAACCCGGAACGGGAGGGAATCCCGGCACTGGTGGGGAACCCGGAACAGGAGTTAATCCTGATCCTGTCATCACGGTCAGAGATTCAAGCGTTGTAAATTCAGCAAATAAAGCAGTGGTCGAACATACAGCGGCAGGACAACTTCAGGTGAAGGCACAAGCAGGAATTTCCGGCATAGCTGATATCACGCTAAGTATAGAGGATATCAATAAGGCGCTGTCGACGCTTCCGGCGGATGAAAAACTGATTATTTCTGTTCTGCCATCGACGGGAGAGCTTAAGGGAGCAGTCGTTCATCTTCCGTTGAGTTCTATACTAGAGCAGGGCAAACATCCTCAAATAGTAATTGTATATGGTGCGGCATCTGTTACGGTTTCTACGGAAGCTAGTGCAGGAATTATAAAGACGGGAGCTAAGGAACTAACGCTCTCACTGGTTCAGGTAGCTACGCCAACCTTGCCTTCACCATTGGCAACTGGAGCAAAAGACTACCCGGCCTATAACATCCATGTGTCAGTAGACGGGACTTCTATCGATGTTTTCAAAAAAGGAGCAATATCGGTAGCCTTCCACTACAAGCTGAAGCTCGGGGAGCAGAGCCAGCGGATTGCTGTTTATTCGATACTTGCTGATGGAAAACTCGAAGTTATCAAAGCTGTGCGGTACAACCCAACAGCGGAACAGATTGTGTTTAATCCAAGTCATTTCAGCATTTATGCTGCGGGGTACGCAGAGGTGGGGTACACAGATTTAAAAGCAGCAGATTGGGCCACGTTAGCGATTGAATCCTTGACGGCTAAAGGGATCGTGCAAGGAATAGGAAACGGGATCTTTAATCCGCAAGGGGAGGTTACACGCGCTGAATTTGTCAGCATGCTGCTGTCCGCGCTGGAGCTAAAAGCAGAAAGAGGAACAGGCAGTTTTAAAGATGTGAACCTTGATGCGTGGTATAGCTCTGTTGTGATTACTGCTGGGAAATTGGGTGTTGTACAAGGACATGCGGATGGCACCTTTGGCCCGAATGATAAATTGTCCCGTGAAGAAATGGCAGCTATTTCGTATCGTGCGCTTAAGTTGGTGGAGAAAGTGAACGATCAGACGGATGTGAACGTTATTTCTTTTAAAGATAAAGACCTGATCTCGATGTATGCCAGTGAAGGGATAACAGCGCTTGCGCAGGCTGGGATTATCAATGGATTCGAAGATGGCAATTTCCGCCCGCAAGCCCATACAACACGCGCTGAAGCAGCTTACATCATACTCAATCTTTTGCAGCAATAA
- a CDS encoding DMT family transporter, with the protein MSNVTASSSTKVGSTPALRSGFWLVVIGAALWGVDPLFRIILLKSLTSSQIVLLEHVVLFLAASPVLWRHRAELKGIGFRQIGALLIVSWGGSAGATILFTMALSSGDLNAVLLLQKLQPIFAIGLAALILKERLPKNFGPLIVLALVGTYLLTFGWSIPFGHVNNFIGVSSLMALGAAALWGGSTVMGRYLLGSMKYETVTSLRFILALPLLFVITTLEGAPWQIHGGFGASAAIAVNLLLQALLPGLLSMLLYYKGLSTTKASFATLAELSFPMTGVIINWIVFQQLVTIPQILGFALIWVALFFLSNQQSKPQTL; encoded by the coding sequence ATGAGTAATGTTACAGCATCATCATCAACTAAGGTTGGCAGTACACCAGCGCTACGCAGTGGATTTTGGCTCGTTGTGATTGGTGCAGCATTATGGGGCGTTGATCCGCTCTTTCGTATCATCCTGTTAAAATCTTTGACCTCATCGCAAATTGTTCTTCTGGAGCATGTGGTGCTTTTCTTGGCTGCTTCACCTGTTCTTTGGCGTCACCGGGCGGAGCTTAAAGGAATTGGATTTCGCCAGATTGGTGCTTTATTGATTGTTTCATGGGGAGGTTCTGCCGGGGCGACGATCCTATTTACGATGGCACTTTCCAGTGGGGATTTGAATGCGGTGCTGTTACTGCAAAAGCTTCAGCCGATATTCGCGATTGGTCTCGCTGCTTTAATTCTTAAAGAACGTTTGCCTAAAAATTTCGGACCACTCATTGTGTTGGCACTGGTAGGAACCTATCTGCTGACCTTTGGCTGGAGTATCCCTTTCGGACATGTGAATAACTTTATTGGGGTTAGCAGTCTGATGGCCTTGGGAGCAGCTGCACTGTGGGGGGGATCGACAGTCATGGGACGTTATCTGCTCGGTTCTATGAAATATGAGACAGTGACTTCGCTGCGCTTTATCCTTGCGCTTCCTTTACTTTTCGTTATCACTACGCTAGAAGGTGCCCCGTGGCAGATTCATGGCGGGTTTGGTGCATCGGCAGCTATTGCGGTTAATCTATTGCTGCAAGCTTTGCTGCCAGGACTTCTTAGTATGTTGTTGTATTACAAAGGACTTAGCACGACCAAAGCTTCCTTCGCCACATTGGCTGAACTCAGCTTTCCTATGACGGGAGTAATCATCAACTGGATTGTGTTCCAACAGCTGGTCACTATCCCGCAGATTCTCGGATTTGCCTTGATCTGGGTCGCTTTATTCTTTTTATCTAATCAACAGTCCAAACCACAAACGCTCTGA